The Sporichthyaceae bacterium genomic sequence CGGCCAGCGGGACCCGCATGTCGCGGGCCGCCAGTTCACCGTAGCTGTGGTGCCGCCAGTGCAGCAGTGCGCCGACGAAGAAGGCGACGCCGGCCAGCGAGAGCAGCGCGCCGATGATCAGGCCCCACTCCAGGGTGAGCCGTTCCAGCACGCGTTCCAGCTTTGGACTTCGGGGTTGCAGGCCCAGATGGGTGGCGTACGAGCGGGCGACCAGCGACAGCGCGGCGATCTGCGTGCCGATGATCAGCGAGGTGGCCGCGACTGTCATCGTCTGGGTCTCGAACGTCACATGGCCGATCTTCACCGGGCCGAACAGCAACGCGACCGTGGCCACCGCCCCGATCAGCATCAACGCGTAGGCCGGGTACAGGAACAGCCACCGCGGGCTGAACGCCAGCAGGAACCGCAGGTGCCGCCAGCCGTCGCGCCAGGTGCGCAGGTGGGGCGGTCGCGAGCGGCCGTCGGGCTTGAGGGTGGTCGGGACCTCGGCGATCTTGTACTTGCGCTGTGCGGAGCGGACCACCATCTCGCTGGCGAACTCCATGCCGGTGGTCTGCAGGCCGAGCTTGAGGATGCGCTCGCGACGGAACCCGCGCAGTCCGCAGTGGAAGTCGCCGATCGGCACCCGGAAGAACTTGCGACCGAGGTAGGACAGGACCGGGTTGCCGATGTACTTGTGCAGCCAGGGCATGGCCCCGGGCTCGATGCCGCCCTTGAACCGGTTGCCCATCACGATGTCGTTGCCCTCGAGCAGCGACTGGTAGAACGGGCCCAGGTTGTCCAGGGCGTAGCTGTCGTCGGCGTCGCCCATGATCACGAAGGGCGAGGTCGCGGCCTCGATACCGGCCCGCAGCGCGGCCCCGTAGCCGCGGATCGGGACGTCCACCACGCGGGCCCCGCAGCGCCGGGCGATGTCCTGCGAACCGTCGGTGCTGCCGTTGTCGGCGACGACGACTTCGCCGTCTATGCCGAGGTCGGCAATCGATTTCTGCGCCTTGCGGATGCAGATCTCCAGGGTCTCCGCCTCATTCAGGCACGGCAGAACCACTGTCAGCGCTTCCGACCCCACGCGCGAGGACTCCTTCGACCCGGTGTTTGGACGTTTGTCCAGCGTATCGGCCCGGACCGGCCGGATCGGCCATCCGAGGAACTACTCCGCAGGTGGCGGATCAGACCGCGGCCGCGCGCAGTGCCTCGGCCAGATCGGCGGCGGCCAGCAGTTGGGCGGCCAGCTCGCGGGCACCGTCCGGTTCGAGCGAGAACTCCTCGTCGACGGTGACCACCCAGGGCTCGTCGGGCATGTTCTGGGCACGGGTGACGCCGCACCCCGGCCACAGATAAGTACTGGGCATCGGGGAGGTGATCAAGGTGGCGGGCAACGCGGTCAAGTCGTCACTCCTCGGTTGATGCGGTCCTTGGTCAGGATTGAACGCATGTTCCGTGGGCGCGGGGATTGGCCGTTCGCTCAAAGATCGATGGGCCGAAAGTTCGTCACCCACACGGGCGTGGCGCCCCATCACGGCCTCCCGGCGGAGCTCGGGCACGGCGGCTTCATCGATTCAGCCTAGGTCGCACATCCGACAAAACCGGGCAGCCGCGCCCGTGCGCCGTGGGCCTACATAACGGCTCGGCGCGCGATCGCGCGCTTTGGCCCGCTGTTGTCCTCGAGATCGCTAACGTCTGGTGACGCGAAATTGAATCACCAGCGACGGGGACCCGGCCGGATGAATTACCACCTCTTCCGCACGATCAACGACTGGTCGGGCAACAGCGGGCTCGACGACCTGATGAAATTCGCCGCCAAGGACCTGCTTTTCCTGGTGTTCGCGGGCTTCGCGCTGCTGTGTGGACAGCGCTTGCGAGACAAGGACTACCGTCCGGTCGCGTTGGCGTTCGGCGGACTGGTGCTGACCTTCGCGTTCGCACAGAT encodes the following:
- a CDS encoding glycosyltransferase family 2 protein codes for the protein MGSEALTVVLPCLNEAETLEICIRKAQKSIADLGIDGEVVVADNGSTDGSQDIARRCGARVVDVPIRGYGAALRAGIEAATSPFVIMGDADDSYALDNLGPFYQSLLEGNDIVMGNRFKGGIEPGAMPWLHKYIGNPVLSYLGRKFFRVPIGDFHCGLRGFRRERILKLGLQTTGMEFASEMVVRSAQRKYKIAEVPTTLKPDGRSRPPHLRTWRDGWRHLRFLLAFSPRWLFLYPAYALMLIGAVATVALLFGPVKIGHVTFETQTMTVAATSLIIGTQIAALSLVARSYATHLGLQPRSPKLERVLERLTLEWGLIIGALLSLAGVAFFVGALLHWRHHSYGELAARDMRVPLAGMVLLVAGVQVALVSFTLSLTQIGDR